The following proteins are encoded in a genomic region of Neovison vison isolate M4711 chromosome 12, ASM_NN_V1, whole genome shotgun sequence:
- the PDE6H gene encoding retinal cone rhodopsin-sensitive cGMP 3',5'-cyclic phosphodiesterase subunit gamma: MSDNTTLAPPTSNQGPTTPRKGPPKFKQRQTRQFKSKPPKKGVKGFGDDIPGMEGLGTDITVICPWEAFSHLELHELAQFGII, encoded by the exons ATGAGCGACAACACTACTTTGGCTCCTCCAACTTCAAACCAGGGTCCCACTACCCCACGCAAGGGGCCCCCCAAGTTTAAGCAGAGACAGACTCGCCAATTCAAGAGCAAGCCTCCTAAGAAAGGTGTTAAAGG GTTTGGAGATGACATTCCAGGCATGGAGGGGCTAGGAACAG ACATCACGGTGATTTGTCCCTGGGAGGCGTTCAGCCACTTGGAACTGCATGAGCTCGCTCAGTTTGGGATCATCTGA